A genomic window from Quercus lobata isolate SW786 chromosome 10, ValleyOak3.0 Primary Assembly, whole genome shotgun sequence includes:
- the LOC115965016 gene encoding endochitinase EP3-like, giving the protein MATCYMRKNLITLILAGVLTEALSRNVMAQECGCDSGLCCSQYGYCGTSDAYCGAGCQEGHCYTTNGVSVPDIVTDEFFNGLLDQADSNCAGKYFYSRDAFLEAHNSYSEFGGDNSVDDSKREIAALFANVAHEIAQLCYIEEINGASQDYCDWSNTQYPCNPNEKYYGRGPLQPSWNYNIYRAAGNDIGFDGINQPDTVATDPVISFKTALWFWMTLHSILGLGFRSSI; this is encoded by the exons ATGGCAACCTGttatatgagaaaaaatctGATAACCCTTATTCTAGCTGGAGTCCTTACTGAAGCTTTGTCCCGAAATGTAATGGCTCAAGAGTGTGGCTGTGACTCTGGCCTGTGTTGTAGCCAATATGGCTATTGTGGCACCAGTGACGCTTACTGTGGGGCTGGATGCCAAGAGGGCCATTGTTATACTACTAATGGTGTTTCGGTACCTGATATTGTGACTGACGAATTCTTTAATGGGCTTCTTGACCAAGCAGACTCAAATTGTGCAGGAAAATACTTCTACTCGCGAGACGCCTTTCTTGAAGCTCATAACTCGTATTCTGAGTTTGGTGGAGACAATTCAGTTGATGATTCCAAGCGTGAAATTGCAGCATTATTTGCTAATGTCGCACATGAGATTGCAC AACTTTGCTATATAGAGGAGATCAATGGTGCCTCACAAGACTACTGTGATTGGAGCAACACACAGTATCCTTGCAACCCTAATGAAAAATACTATGGCCGTGGACCACTTCAGCCAAGTTggaattataatatttatagggCGGCAGGTAATGACATTGGATTCGATGGAATAAACCAACCTGATACGGTGGCCACAGATCCAGTTATTTCATTCAAGACTGCATTGTGGTTTTGGATGACACTACA TTcgattttaggtttagggtttcgGTCGTCAatctag